The following coding sequences are from one Epinephelus moara isolate mb chromosome 7, YSFRI_EMoa_1.0, whole genome shotgun sequence window:
- the LOC126392577 gene encoding uncharacterized protein LOC126392577 isoform X2, with protein sequence MDDNTNVSCVLCRRSKETKITGPLSTKDEVTAHQNCLLFSSGIICQSTPQHDDLFGFSVEDVLGEVQRGKRLVCKRCTKSGATAGCEVKRCKKSYHYPCAVKDKAIIIEDTKEEKYVLYCPKHDPKAQENNGSVNGRPSSHTKSWTSKTPSEPRSAKVFCLTCEETEGSISLDSLFDNAVRLYCDKHAPSSHKRNSNGCAKAPRPLSACSSDSSSSNNATPSSSKRRCEPSDKQDETPSKRKFKSPRVIQTDDSSDSDDSIPDSDMAMFAPLETDLESCVNSVYEPEVSLIFDYSSVCNTIIRDVQ encoded by the exons ATGGACGATAATACCAACGTGTCCTGTGTACTTTGTCGTAGGTCAAAGGAGACGAAAATAACCGGACCGTTGTCGACTAAAGATGAAGTCACAGCTCATCAGAACTGTTTg tTATTTTCCTCTGGTATCATTTGCCAGAGTACCCCACAGCATGACGATTTGTTTGGCTTCTCTGTGGAGGATGTGCTGGGTGAGGTGCAACGAGGAAAACGTCTG GTTTGTAAGAGATGTACCAAAAGCGGTGCCACTGCTGGGTGTGAGGTCAAACGCTGCAAGAAGTCCTACCACTACCCATGTGCTGTTAAAGACAAAGCTATCATAATTGAGGATACAAAGGAGGAGAAATATGT GCTGTACTGTCCCAAACACGATCCAAAAGCTCAAG AAAACAATGGCTCTGTAAATGGACGCCCATCTTCCCATACAAAGTCCTGGACTTCCAAAACTCCCAGTGAACCCAGATCAGCCAAG GTTTTTTGCCTTACCTGTGAGGAGACAGAAGGAAGCATCAGCTTGGATAGTTTGTTTGATAACGCTGTGAG GTTATATTGTGACAAACATGCTCCTTCATCACACAAGAGGAACTCTAATG GTTGTGCTAAAGCCCCCAGACCATTGTCTGCGTGCAGCAGTGACTCCAGCTCATCGAACAATGCAACACCTTCATCTTCCAAG AGACGGTGTGAACCCAGTGATAA acaagacGAAACGCCCTCTAAACGTAAATTTAAAAGCCCCAGAGTCATACAAACAGATGATTCTTCAGATTCAG ATGACAGTATACCTGATTCAGACATGGCAATGTTTGCCCCTTTAGAGACGGATTTAGAAAGCTGTGTAAACTCTGTTTACGAGCCCGAAGTAAGTCTAATCTTTGATTATTCCTCAGTATGTAACACAATCATTAGAGATGTTCAATGA
- the LOC126392577 gene encoding uncharacterized protein LOC126392577 isoform X3 — translation MEAGKLFSSGIICQSTPQHDDLFGFSVEDVLGEVQRGKRLVCKRCTKSGATAGCEVKRCKKSYHYPCAVKDKAIIIEDTKEEKYVLYCPKHDPKAQENNGSVNGRPSSHTKSWTSKTPSEPRSAKVFCLTCEETEGSISLDSLFDNAVRLYCDKHAPSSHKRNSNGCAKAPRPLSACSSDSSSSNNATPSSSKRRCEPSDKHRQDETPSKRKFKSPRVIQTDDSSDSDDSIPDSDMAMFAPLETDLESCVNSVYEPEVSLIFDYSSVCNTIIRDVQ, via the exons ATGGAGGCAGGTAag tTATTTTCCTCTGGTATCATTTGCCAGAGTACCCCACAGCATGACGATTTGTTTGGCTTCTCTGTGGAGGATGTGCTGGGTGAGGTGCAACGAGGAAAACGTCTG GTTTGTAAGAGATGTACCAAAAGCGGTGCCACTGCTGGGTGTGAGGTCAAACGCTGCAAGAAGTCCTACCACTACCCATGTGCTGTTAAAGACAAAGCTATCATAATTGAGGATACAAAGGAGGAGAAATATGT GCTGTACTGTCCCAAACACGATCCAAAAGCTCAAG AAAACAATGGCTCTGTAAATGGACGCCCATCTTCCCATACAAAGTCCTGGACTTCCAAAACTCCCAGTGAACCCAGATCAGCCAAG GTTTTTTGCCTTACCTGTGAGGAGACAGAAGGAAGCATCAGCTTGGATAGTTTGTTTGATAACGCTGTGAG GTTATATTGTGACAAACATGCTCCTTCATCACACAAGAGGAACTCTAATG GTTGTGCTAAAGCCCCCAGACCATTGTCTGCGTGCAGCAGTGACTCCAGCTCATCGAACAATGCAACACCTTCATCTTCCAAG AGACGGTGTGAACCCAGTGATAA acacagacaagacGAAACGCCCTCTAAACGTAAATTTAAAAGCCCCAGAGTCATACAAACAGATGATTCTTCAGATTCAG ATGACAGTATACCTGATTCAGACATGGCAATGTTTGCCCCTTTAGAGACGGATTTAGAAAGCTGTGTAAACTCTGTTTACGAGCCCGAAGTAAGTCTAATCTTTGATTATTCCTCAGTATGTAACACAATCATTAGAGATGTTCAATGA
- the LOC126392580 gene encoding PHD finger protein 11-like — translation MLPPSPSPSPSPSPPMGPPSDPEPTINATSFWRSCNAAGCTQAIFTGFINEMNDISSRIQSDQASQEDYDFALSVMTASGKLAELVAKQQEEIQRKQVELQKAAAAMEKVISTLRDVHQQLQ, via the exons ATGCTTCCTCCTTCCCCTTCCCCTTCCCCTTCCCCTTCCCCTCCCATGGGACCTCCATCAGACCCAGAGCCCACCATCAACGCCACCAGCTTCTGGAGAAGCTGCAACGCGGCAGGATGCACACAGGCCATATTCACTGGTTTCATTAATGAGATGAACGATATCTCCAGCAGGATTCAGTCAGACCAGGCGAGCCAGGAGG ATTATGATTTTGCACTTTCAGTGATGACGGCCTCTGGAAAACTGGCAGAGCTTGTGGCCAAACAGCAGGAAG AGATACAAAGAAAACAAGTGGAGCTGCAAAAGGCGGCAGCAGCTATGGAGAAGGTCATCTCAACACTGAGAGATGTCCATCAGCAGCTACAGTAA
- the LOC126392577 gene encoding uncharacterized protein LOC126392577 isoform X1 has product MDDNTNVSCVLCRRSKETKITGPLSTKDEVTAHQNCLLFSSGIICQSTPQHDDLFGFSVEDVLGEVQRGKRLVCKRCTKSGATAGCEVKRCKKSYHYPCAVKDKAIIIEDTKEEKYVLYCPKHDPKAQENNGSVNGRPSSHTKSWTSKTPSEPRSAKVFCLTCEETEGSISLDSLFDNAVRLYCDKHAPSSHKRNSNGCAKAPRPLSACSSDSSSSNNATPSSSKRRCEPSDKHRQDETPSKRKFKSPRVIQTDDSSDSDDSIPDSDMAMFAPLETDLESCVNSVYEPEVSLIFDYSSVCNTIIRDVQ; this is encoded by the exons ATGGACGATAATACCAACGTGTCCTGTGTACTTTGTCGTAGGTCAAAGGAGACGAAAATAACCGGACCGTTGTCGACTAAAGATGAAGTCACAGCTCATCAGAACTGTTTg tTATTTTCCTCTGGTATCATTTGCCAGAGTACCCCACAGCATGACGATTTGTTTGGCTTCTCTGTGGAGGATGTGCTGGGTGAGGTGCAACGAGGAAAACGTCTG GTTTGTAAGAGATGTACCAAAAGCGGTGCCACTGCTGGGTGTGAGGTCAAACGCTGCAAGAAGTCCTACCACTACCCATGTGCTGTTAAAGACAAAGCTATCATAATTGAGGATACAAAGGAGGAGAAATATGT GCTGTACTGTCCCAAACACGATCCAAAAGCTCAAG AAAACAATGGCTCTGTAAATGGACGCCCATCTTCCCATACAAAGTCCTGGACTTCCAAAACTCCCAGTGAACCCAGATCAGCCAAG GTTTTTTGCCTTACCTGTGAGGAGACAGAAGGAAGCATCAGCTTGGATAGTTTGTTTGATAACGCTGTGAG GTTATATTGTGACAAACATGCTCCTTCATCACACAAGAGGAACTCTAATG GTTGTGCTAAAGCCCCCAGACCATTGTCTGCGTGCAGCAGTGACTCCAGCTCATCGAACAATGCAACACCTTCATCTTCCAAG AGACGGTGTGAACCCAGTGATAA acacagacaagacGAAACGCCCTCTAAACGTAAATTTAAAAGCCCCAGAGTCATACAAACAGATGATTCTTCAGATTCAG ATGACAGTATACCTGATTCAGACATGGCAATGTTTGCCCCTTTAGAGACGGATTTAGAAAGCTGTGTAAACTCTGTTTACGAGCCCGAAGTAAGTCTAATCTTTGATTATTCCTCAGTATGTAACACAATCATTAGAGATGTTCAATGA
- the LOC126392577 gene encoding PHD finger protein 6-like isoform X4 translates to MDDNTNVSCVLCRRSKETKITGPLSTKDEVTAHQNCLLFSSGIICQSTPQHDDLFGFSVEDVLGEVQRGKRLVCKRCTKSGATAGCEVKRCKKSYHYPCAVKDKAIIIEDTKEEKYVLYCPKHDPKAQENNGSVNGRPSSHTKSWTSKTPSEPRSAKRNSNGCAKAPRPLSACSSDSSSSNNATPSSSKRRCEPSDKQDETPSKRKFKSPRVIQTDDSSDSDDSIPDSDMAMFAPLETDLESCVNSVYEPEVSLIFDYSSVCNTIIRDVQ, encoded by the exons ATGGACGATAATACCAACGTGTCCTGTGTACTTTGTCGTAGGTCAAAGGAGACGAAAATAACCGGACCGTTGTCGACTAAAGATGAAGTCACAGCTCATCAGAACTGTTTg tTATTTTCCTCTGGTATCATTTGCCAGAGTACCCCACAGCATGACGATTTGTTTGGCTTCTCTGTGGAGGATGTGCTGGGTGAGGTGCAACGAGGAAAACGTCTG GTTTGTAAGAGATGTACCAAAAGCGGTGCCACTGCTGGGTGTGAGGTCAAACGCTGCAAGAAGTCCTACCACTACCCATGTGCTGTTAAAGACAAAGCTATCATAATTGAGGATACAAAGGAGGAGAAATATGT GCTGTACTGTCCCAAACACGATCCAAAAGCTCAAG AAAACAATGGCTCTGTAAATGGACGCCCATCTTCCCATACAAAGTCCTGGACTTCCAAAACTCCCAGTGAACCCAGATCAGCCAAG AGGAACTCTAATG GTTGTGCTAAAGCCCCCAGACCATTGTCTGCGTGCAGCAGTGACTCCAGCTCATCGAACAATGCAACACCTTCATCTTCCAAG AGACGGTGTGAACCCAGTGATAA acaagacGAAACGCCCTCTAAACGTAAATTTAAAAGCCCCAGAGTCATACAAACAGATGATTCTTCAGATTCAG ATGACAGTATACCTGATTCAGACATGGCAATGTTTGCCCCTTTAGAGACGGATTTAGAAAGCTGTGTAAACTCTGTTTACGAGCCCGAAGTAAGTCTAATCTTTGATTATTCCTCAGTATGTAACACAATCATTAGAGATGTTCAATGA